Proteins co-encoded in one Cricetulus griseus strain 17A/GY chromosome 1 unlocalized genomic scaffold, alternate assembly CriGri-PICRH-1.0 chr1_1, whole genome shotgun sequence genomic window:
- the Arl11 gene encoding ADP-ribosylation factor-like protein 11 — protein sequence MGPVNSRGHKAEAQVVMMGLDSAGKTTILYKLKGNPLVETLPTVGFNVEPLEAPGHVSLILWDIGGQTQLRATWKDYLEGTNILVYVLDSTDEARLPEAVAELNEVLEDPNMAGVPFLVLANKQEAPDALPLLEIRDRLGLERFQDNCWELRACSALTGQGLQEALQSLLHLLRSC from the coding sequence ATGGGCCCCGTGAATTCGAGAGGTCACAAGGCAGAAGCCCAGGTGGTAATGATGGGCCTGGACTCTGCCGGCAAGACCACAATCCTGTACAAGCTGAAAGGGAATCCGCTGGTGGAGACCTTACCCACCGTTGGTTTCAATGTAGAGCCTCTTGAAGCTCCTGGACATGTGTCACTGATTCTCTGGGACATTGGGGGACAGACTCAGCTCAGGGCTACCTGGAAGGACTACCTGGAAGGCACTAACATCCTTGTGTATGTGCTGGACAGCACAGATGAAGCCCGCTTGCCTGAGGCAGTGGCTGAGCTCAACGAAGTCCTGGAAGACCCCAACATGGCCGGCGTCCCTTTCTTGGTACTGGCCAACAAGCAGGAGGCACCTGATGCTCTCCCATTGCTTGAAATCAGAGACAGGCTGGGCCTGGAGAGGTTCCAAGACAATTGCTGGGAGCTTCGGGCCTGCAGTGCCCTCACAGGCCAGGGGCTACAGGAAGCCCTGCAGAGCCTGCTCCATCTGCTGAGATCCTGCTGA
- the Ebpl gene encoding emopamil-binding protein-like, protein MGEDWALGPALGSSLLLCSALLAAGCALGLRLGRGRSVVERGVLAWLCYDALVHFVLEGAFVYLSLVGNVADSQGLIASLWKEYGKADARWLYFDSTIVSVEILTVVLDGFLALVLIYAIVKEKYYRHFIQITLCVCELYGGWMTFSPEWLLGSPNLNTKSYLYFWVYLVFFNGLWVLIPGLLLWQSWRALKETYYQGANLEKKHL, encoded by the exons ATGGGTGAGGACTGGGCCCTGGGCCCCGCGCTGGGCTCCTCTTTGCTTCTGTGCTCCGCGCTGCTGGCCGCGGGGTGCGCGCTGGGCCTGCGTCTGGGCCGCGGGCGGAGCGTGGTGGAGCGTGGTGTGCTCGCCTGGCTGTGCTATGATGCCCTGGTGCACTTCGTGCTG GAAGGCGCTTTTGTCTACTTGTCTCTAGTAGGAAATGTTGCAGATTCCCAAGGCTTGATTGCATCTTTAT GGAAAGAATATGGCAAGGCTGATGCAAGATGGCTATATTTTGATTCAACCATTGTGTCAGTGGAAATTCTGACTGTTGTCTTGGATGGGTTTCTGGCATTGGTTCTCATTTATGCCATAGTCAAGGAGAAATATTACAG GCATTTCATACAGATCACCTTGTGCGTGTGTGAACTCTATGGTGGCTGGATGACCTTCTCCCCTGAGTGGCTTCTTGGAAGCCCCAACCTCAACACCAAGAGCTACCTCTACTTTTGGGTGTATTTGGTGTTTTTTAATGGTTTATGGGTTCTGATCCCAGGACTGCTGCTGTGGCAGTCATGGAGGGCACTGAAGGAGACATATTACCAAGGGGCCAATTTAGAGAAAAAACACTTGTAA